In Anser cygnoides isolate HZ-2024a breed goose chromosome Z, Taihu_goose_T2T_genome, whole genome shotgun sequence, a genomic segment contains:
- the INIP gene encoding SOSS complex subunit C isoform X2 has product MAASRGLVSGFQNKNRVAILAELDKEKRKLLMQNQSSTNHPGASIALARSPLNKDFRDHAEQQHIAAQQKAALQHAHAHSSGYFITQDSAFGNLILPVLPRLEAE; this is encoded by the exons ATGGCTGCTTCCCGAGGACTTGTCTCAG GTTTCCAGAATAAAAACAGGGTTGCAATCCTGGCAGAACTAgacaaggagaagagaaagttaCTTATGCAAAACCAGTCTTCCACAAATCACCCTGGAGCCag CATTGCACTTGCAAGATCACCGCTAAACAAGGATTTCCGTGATCATGCTGAGCAACAGCACATCGCAGCACAGCAGAAGGCTGCACTGCAG caTGCACACGCACATTCCTCAGGATACTTCATAACTCAAGACTCTGCATTTGGAAATCTTATTCTTCCTGTCTTACCTCGACTCGAGGCAGAATGA
- the INIP gene encoding SOSS complex subunit C isoform X3 encodes MAANPSGQGFQNKNRVAILAELDKEKRKLLMQNQSSTNHPGASIALARSPLNKDFRDHAEQQHIAAQQKAALQHAHAHSSGYFITQDSAFGNLILPVLPRLEAE; translated from the exons atGGCAGCGAACCCCTCGGGACAAG GTTTCCAGAATAAAAACAGGGTTGCAATCCTGGCAGAACTAgacaaggagaagagaaagttaCTTATGCAAAACCAGTCTTCCACAAATCACCCTGGAGCCag CATTGCACTTGCAAGATCACCGCTAAACAAGGATTTCCGTGATCATGCTGAGCAACAGCACATCGCAGCACAGCAGAAGGCTGCACTGCAG caTGCACACGCACATTCCTCAGGATACTTCATAACTCAAGACTCTGCATTTGGAAATCTTATTCTTCCTGTCTTACCTCGACTCGAGGCAGAATGA
- the INIP gene encoding SOSS complex subunit C isoform X1 — protein sequence MVEQAVPLQPMEYHGEAGFYAAARGGDHGGAGGPAPTEAVACGGPLPEQVPGWTWSPWRGDDAGAGFQNKNRVAILAELDKEKRKLLMQNQSSTNHPGASIALARSPLNKDFRDHAEQQHIAAQQKAALQHAHAHSSGYFITQDSAFGNLILPVLPRLEAE from the exons atggtggagcaggctgtccccctgcagcccatggagtaccacggtgaAGCAGGGTTCtacgctgcagcccgtggaggagaccacggtggagcaggtggacctgcaccgacggaggctgtggcctgtggaggacccctgccggagcaggtTCCGGGCTGGACCtggagcccatggagaggagacgatgcaggagcag GTTTCCAGAATAAAAACAGGGTTGCAATCCTGGCAGAACTAgacaaggagaagagaaagttaCTTATGCAAAACCAGTCTTCCACAAATCACCCTGGAGCCag CATTGCACTTGCAAGATCACCGCTAAACAAGGATTTCCGTGATCATGCTGAGCAACAGCACATCGCAGCACAGCAGAAGGCTGCACTGCAG caTGCACACGCACATTCCTCAGGATACTTCATAACTCAAGACTCTGCATTTGGAAATCTTATTCTTCCTGTCTTACCTCGACTCGAGGCAGAATGA